The following coding sequences are from one Ancylobacter sp. TS-1 window:
- the recJ gene encoding single-stranded-DNA-specific exonuclease RecJ, with protein MSLVLPTAAPPPRPFLGVARSATGRFWRERLDLRGAQTTLAIVQRCGVPEILARVLAGRGVAIDEVEAWLDPTVKRLLPDPDTLTDMGAMVARLADAVTGGEKVAVFGDYDVDGATSTALLVEVLRAGGLDPAFYIPDRIFEGYGPNIPAIEGLAAQGARLLVAVDCGTMSFEPFARAKELGMDVVVIDHHQAGEELPAVEALVNPNRADDLSGLGHLCAVGLVFVVAVGLVRELRLRGWWSAARPEPDLLASLDLVALGTVADVVPLLGLNRAYVAKGLIQLRKRQRPGLTALMDAARLSGPPKAWHLGFLLGPRINAGGRIGDAALGTRLLLTRDPIEAQMIAAELDRLNSERQQVERSIVAQAEAEAEAALGRAGEGAVILSSGQGWHPGVVGLVAARLKEKFGRPAFAIAFTGETGSGSARSIPGVDVGRAVRGAVERGILVKGGGHAMAAGLTIARERLGELRAYLEETLTGAVDEARAVDETVIDGALSAAGANPDLVELIERAGPFGAGNPQPVFAFPAHRVVYAEPGSADQVRVRLRGSDGAVISGVAFRAANTPLGQALLAARGQQVHVAGTLDLDSWQGRTQTSLRITDVASPEIG; from the coding sequence ATGAGTCTCGTCCTTCCCACCGCCGCTCCGCCGCCCCGGCCCTTCCTCGGCGTCGCCCGCTCGGCCACCGGGCGCTTCTGGCGCGAGCGTCTCGACCTGCGCGGCGCGCAGACGACGCTCGCCATCGTCCAGCGCTGCGGCGTGCCGGAGATCCTCGCCCGCGTGCTGGCCGGGCGCGGCGTCGCCATCGACGAGGTGGAGGCCTGGCTCGACCCGACCGTGAAGCGGCTCCTGCCCGATCCCGACACGCTCACCGACATGGGCGCCATGGTCGCCCGGCTGGCCGACGCGGTGACGGGCGGCGAGAAGGTCGCGGTGTTCGGCGACTACGACGTCGACGGCGCTACCTCCACCGCGCTGCTGGTCGAGGTGCTGCGCGCCGGCGGGCTGGACCCGGCCTTCTACATTCCCGATCGCATCTTCGAGGGCTACGGGCCGAACATACCCGCCATCGAGGGGCTGGCGGCGCAGGGCGCGCGGCTGCTCGTCGCCGTCGATTGCGGCACGATGAGCTTCGAGCCTTTCGCCAGGGCGAAGGAACTCGGCATGGACGTGGTGGTGATCGACCATCATCAGGCCGGCGAGGAACTGCCGGCGGTCGAGGCGCTGGTGAACCCGAACCGCGCCGACGACCTTTCCGGGCTCGGGCATCTGTGCGCGGTCGGCCTCGTCTTCGTGGTCGCGGTCGGGCTGGTGCGCGAATTGCGGCTGCGCGGCTGGTGGAGCGCGGCGCGGCCGGAGCCGGACCTGCTCGCCAGCCTCGACCTCGTGGCGCTCGGTACCGTGGCGGATGTGGTGCCGCTGCTCGGCCTCAACCGTGCCTATGTCGCCAAGGGGCTGATCCAGCTTCGCAAGCGCCAGCGCCCCGGGCTGACCGCGCTGATGGACGCGGCGCGGCTTTCCGGCCCGCCCAAGGCGTGGCATCTCGGCTTCCTGCTCGGCCCGCGCATCAATGCGGGCGGGCGCATCGGCGATGCCGCGCTCGGGACAAGGCTGCTGCTGACGCGCGACCCCATCGAGGCGCAGATGATCGCCGCCGAACTCGACCGGCTGAACAGCGAGCGCCAGCAGGTGGAACGCTCCATCGTCGCGCAGGCGGAGGCCGAGGCGGAAGCCGCGCTCGGCCGCGCCGGGGAGGGCGCGGTGATCCTCTCCAGCGGGCAGGGCTGGCACCCGGGCGTGGTCGGCCTCGTCGCCGCCCGGCTGAAGGAGAAGTTCGGCCGGCCCGCCTTTGCCATCGCCTTCACCGGCGAGACCGGCTCGGGCTCGGCCCGCTCGATTCCCGGCGTCGATGTCGGGCGCGCGGTGCGGGGGGCGGTGGAGCGCGGCATTCTTGTGAAGGGCGGGGGCCACGCCATGGCGGCGGGCCTCACCATCGCGCGCGAGCGGCTCGGCGAGCTGCGCGCTTATCTCGAGGAGACGCTGACCGGCGCGGTCGACGAGGCGCGCGCGGTGGACGAGACGGTGATCGACGGCGCCCTCTCGGCCGCCGGAGCCAATCCCGATCTGGTCGAACTGATCGAGCGGGCCGGGCCGTTCGGCGCCGGCAATCCGCAGCCGGTCTTCGCCTTCCCGGCCCATCGGGTGGTCTATGCCGAGCCTGGCAGCGCCGATCAGGTACGGGTGCGGCTGCGCGGCTCGGACGGGGCGGTGATCTCGGGCGTCGCCTTCCGCGCCGCCAATACCCCGCTCGGTCAGGCGCTGCTCGCCGCGCGTGGCCAGCAGGTGCATGTCGCCGGCACGCTCGATCTCGATTCATGGCAGGGCCGCACCCAGACCAGCCTGCGCATCACCGATGTCGCCTCGCCCGAAATCGGTTGA
- a CDS encoding TIGR03862 family flavoprotein, producing MTASDGSDSRNPPAANPRVAIIGAGPAGLIAAEVLARTGCQVTIYERMASPARKLLIAGRGGLNLTHSESRDAFLARYGDAAEWLAPFLDAFPPARLRAFAEGVGEPTFVGSSGRVFPRSFKASPLLRAWLARLESLDVTLASRHRWLGWNAAGALRFETPGGEWEAAADAVLLALGGASWPRLGSDGGWVELLRAGGVEVAALRPSNSGVRIGWSEPFRTRFKGQPLKRIALSVEGACVRGEAMIDAEGLEGGAVYALSARLREAIAREGRAMLSVDLRPDMSAEVLTDRLAGSRKGESTANRLRKVGLPPAAAGLLREAGPLPAAPEELARRIKAVPLTATGMAPLERAISSAGGVTRAGVDARLMLRARPGVFVAGEMLDWEAPTGGYLLQACFATGFAAAGGMLDWLGLLPPEGWDGPWPAADDAADREGMARDDG from the coding sequence ATGACCGCAAGTGACGGGAGCGACTCGCGAAATCCGCCTGCCGCCAATCCCCGTGTCGCCATCATCGGCGCTGGGCCGGCGGGGCTGATCGCGGCCGAGGTTCTGGCGCGGACCGGCTGCCAGGTGACGATCTACGAGCGCATGGCCTCGCCGGCGCGCAAGCTGCTGATCGCGGGACGCGGCGGGCTGAACCTCACTCATTCCGAGTCGCGCGACGCCTTCCTCGCCCGCTACGGCGACGCGGCGGAGTGGCTGGCCCCGTTCCTCGACGCCTTCCCGCCGGCACGGCTGCGCGCCTTCGCGGAGGGGGTGGGCGAGCCGACCTTCGTCGGTTCCTCGGGCCGCGTCTTCCCCCGGAGCTTCAAGGCCTCGCCTCTGCTGCGCGCCTGGCTGGCGCGACTGGAATCGCTCGACGTCACGCTGGCGAGCCGTCACCGCTGGCTCGGCTGGAACGCGGCGGGCGCGCTGCGCTTCGAGACGCCCGGCGGCGAATGGGAGGCGGCGGCGGACGCCGTGCTGCTGGCGCTCGGTGGCGCAAGCTGGCCGCGCCTCGGCAGCGACGGCGGCTGGGTGGAGCTGCTGCGCGCCGGGGGTGTCGAGGTCGCCGCACTGCGGCCGTCCAATAGCGGCGTGCGCATCGGCTGGTCCGAACCGTTCCGTACGCGCTTCAAGGGGCAGCCGCTCAAGCGCATCGCGCTCTCTGTCGAGGGCGCGTGCGTGCGCGGCGAGGCGATGATCGACGCGGAAGGGCTGGAGGGCGGCGCGGTCTACGCGCTTTCCGCCCGGCTGCGCGAGGCGATCGCGCGGGAGGGCCGCGCGATGCTCAGCGTCGATCTGCGCCCCGACATGAGCGCCGAGGTGCTGACCGACCGTCTCGCCGGCAGCCGAAAGGGCGAATCCACGGCGAACCGGCTGCGCAAGGTTGGTCTGCCTCCGGCCGCTGCCGGCCTGCTGCGCGAGGCGGGGCCGCTTCCCGCCGCGCCGGAGGAACTGGCGCGGCGCATCAAGGCGGTTCCGCTGACGGCGACCGGCATGGCGCCGCTGGAGCGCGCCATCTCCTCGGCCGGCGGGGTGACGCGGGCGGGTGTCGACGCGCGGCTGATGCTGCGCGCGCGGCCCGGCGTGTTCGTTGCCGGCGAGATGCTGGACTGGGAGGCGCCGACCGGCGGCTATCTCCTGCAAGCCTGCTTCGCCACCGGCTTCGCGGCGGCAGGCGGCATGCTGGACTGGCTCGGCCTGCTCCCGCCGGAGGGCTGGGACGGCCCATGGCCGGCGGCGGACGATGCGGCGGACAGGGAAGGGATGGCGCGGGACGACGGCTGA
- a CDS encoding DUF1513 domain-containing protein produces MGLLDLTRRSLVGTFATLAAAPRVLFAGGAAHARDHLLDAEWLATAGVGDGFAPVVLAPDFAATPVGLGAQRLHWVEPSPDRRTAVAVARRPGTMAVLFDRRAGTVLAGFEPGEGRVFSGHGRFIDGGRRFLAVEIERDTGEGVVTRRVVEAGFAIEAEWASSGIGPHDMLPAGGALVVANGGVEPHTPEAVGAEIAGASIARLDPVTGAVRSVAALGDDLSSLSLRHLTSGADGFTVVAAQDLLADGIARPLLYAVEGEGLRAFDAPDEEWRGLRTYVGSVCLDASGAYVAAASPRGNRVALWRRDGRFLGSLTLVDGCGLAPTREAGQFLATSGLGETVLIATDGEGVGVVARRSGGPRFDNHATLVGL; encoded by the coding sequence ATGGGCCTTCTCGATCTCACCCGCCGTTCGCTGGTCGGCACCTTCGCGACGCTTGCGGCGGCGCCGCGCGTGCTGTTCGCCGGCGGGGCCGCCCATGCGCGCGACCATCTGCTTGACGCCGAATGGCTGGCGACGGCGGGGGTGGGCGACGGCTTCGCGCCGGTGGTGCTGGCGCCGGACTTCGCCGCCACGCCGGTCGGCTTGGGCGCGCAGCGCCTGCATTGGGTGGAGCCGAGCCCGGACCGGCGCACGGCGGTGGCTGTGGCCCGCCGCCCCGGCACCATGGCCGTTCTGTTCGACCGCCGCGCCGGCACCGTGCTCGCCGGGTTCGAGCCGGGCGAGGGGCGGGTGTTCTCCGGCCATGGCCGCTTCATCGACGGCGGCCGGCGCTTCCTTGCCGTCGAGATCGAGCGCGACACCGGCGAGGGCGTGGTGACGCGCCGCGTCGTCGAGGCGGGATTCGCCATCGAGGCGGAATGGGCCTCGTCCGGCATCGGCCCGCATGACATGCTGCCCGCCGGCGGCGCGCTGGTCGTCGCCAATGGCGGCGTCGAGCCGCACACGCCGGAGGCGGTGGGGGCGGAGATCGCCGGCGCCAGTATCGCCCGGCTCGATCCCGTCACCGGCGCGGTGCGCTCGGTGGCGGCGCTGGGCGATGACCTTTCCTCACTGTCGCTGCGCCACCTCACCTCGGGCGCCGACGGCTTCACCGTCGTGGCGGCGCAGGACCTGCTGGCCGACGGCATTGCCCGGCCGCTGCTCTACGCGGTGGAGGGCGAGGGCCTACGGGCCTTCGACGCGCCGGACGAGGAATGGCGGGGCCTGCGCACCTATGTCGGCTCTGTGTGTCTTGACGCATCGGGCGCCTATGTCGCCGCCGCCTCGCCGCGCGGCAACCGGGTGGCGCTGTGGCGGCGCGATGGGCGCTTCCTCGGCTCGCTCACTCTGGTCGACGGCTGCGGCCTCGCCCCGACCCGCGAGGCGGGGCAGTTCCTCGCCACCAGCGGGCTCGGCGAGACGGTGCTGATCGCCACCGACGGGGAGGGCGTCGGCGTCGTCGCCCGCCGTTCGGGTGGCCCGCGCTTCGACAATCACGCGACGCTGGTCGGCCTGTAG
- a CDS encoding multicopper oxidase family protein, which produces MKTGGAGLSRRAFLGAGAALGGLVLPGPSRIGLARAAAPFAPTRTVTLTAGEMELKLLGPDGPATRILAYDGVPFQTLRVPRGTRLKAEFVNGLHEGSTLHFHGIRMPNEFDGVPTLTQPLVQPGGRFTYLLPLDDPGTFFFHPHCDETGQAGKGLAGVLLVEDPRDPAFDAEHVLCLKDWRLAPDGSFLPLSEPEGASRAGTFGATRTVNGAASLDLKAPAGGHVRLRILNLDSTRIMDIGVEGGEAWLIAVDGHALKPVRLDDLPDGIWRMGPAQRIDLDIRMPAEGGAVTLGDYRASEVYRFATLRAEGRAAKPRKGPLALPGPELPRPDMKKAARFSFTLQQATDAAVKNLALPADDPLAKALIDSLCVGSTTYWGIDAESWPTGSRRNLPPPLARMETGRSCRVEIKNETRFPHPVHLHGHVFEVVKSSLDRLPRHFADTVLVQPGEAVEIAFVAAPGDWVFHCHILEHMETGMMGWFRIV; this is translated from the coding sequence ATGAAAACCGGCGGCGCGGGTCTCTCGCGCCGCGCCTTTCTCGGCGCGGGCGCGGCGCTCGGCGGGCTGGTCCTGCCGGGGCCGAGCCGCATCGGGCTGGCCCGCGCGGCGGCTCCCTTCGCGCCGACGCGCACGGTGACGCTGACCGCCGGCGAGATGGAACTGAAGCTGCTCGGCCCGGATGGCCCGGCGACGCGCATCCTCGCCTATGACGGCGTGCCCTTCCAGACGCTGCGCGTGCCGCGCGGCACGCGGCTGAAGGCGGAATTCGTCAACGGGCTCCATGAGGGCTCGACGCTGCATTTCCACGGCATCCGCATGCCGAACGAGTTCGACGGCGTGCCGACGCTGACGCAGCCTCTGGTGCAGCCGGGTGGGCGCTTCACCTATCTGCTGCCGCTCGACGATCCCGGCACCTTCTTCTTCCATCCCCATTGCGACGAGACCGGGCAGGCCGGAAAGGGCCTTGCCGGCGTGCTGCTGGTCGAGGATCCCCGCGATCCCGCCTTCGATGCCGAGCACGTGCTCTGCCTCAAGGACTGGCGCCTCGCGCCGGACGGCAGCTTCCTTCCGCTGTCCGAGCCCGAGGGCGCCTCCCGCGCCGGCACCTTCGGCGCCACCCGCACGGTGAACGGCGCCGCCTCCCTCGATCTCAAGGCGCCCGCCGGCGGGCATGTGCGGCTGCGCATCCTCAACCTCGATTCCACCCGCATCATGGATATCGGCGTCGAGGGCGGCGAAGCCTGGCTGATCGCGGTCGACGGCCATGCGCTCAAGCCCGTGCGGCTCGACGATCTGCCGGACGGCATCTGGCGCATGGGCCCGGCCCAGCGCATCGACCTCGACATCCGCATGCCGGCGGAGGGCGGTGCGGTGACGCTCGGCGACTACCGTGCCTCCGAGGTCTACCGCTTCGCCACGCTCCGCGCCGAGGGCCGGGCGGCCAAGCCGCGCAAGGGGCCGCTGGCCCTTCCGGGACCGGAGCTGCCGCGTCCGGACATGAAGAAGGCCGCCCGCTTCTCCTTCACCCTCCAGCAGGCGACCGACGCGGCGGTGAAGAACCTCGCTCTGCCGGCCGACGATCCGTTGGCCAAGGCGCTGATCGACAGCCTGTGCGTCGGATCGACCACCTATTGGGGCATCGATGCCGAATCCTGGCCGACCGGGAGCCGGCGCAACCTGCCGCCGCCGCTGGCGCGCATGGAGACGGGCCGCTCCTGCCGCGTCGAAATCAAGAACGAGACCCGCTTTCCGCACCCGGTCCACCTGCACGGCCATGTCTTCGAGGTGGTGAAATCGAGCCTCGACCGCCTGCCGCGCCACTTCGCCGACACGGTGCTGGTGCAGCCCGGCGAGGCGGTGGAGATCGCCTTCGTCGCGGCACCCGGCGACTGGGTGTTCCACTGCCACATTCTGGAGCATATGGAGACCGGGATGATGGGCTGGTTCCGGATCGTGTGA
- a CDS encoding di-heme oxidoredictase family protein, whose amino-acid sequence MSRTSGGAAEAPIRDPAKTPRSGLIGSVVLLCALLLPAPLFAEDSRLDAAIGKALFERPWVPAPSSTRANDGLGPLFDARSCSACHPGGAGRGAAALDAEGRPDGLGMVLSLFRADGAGDPVYGHRLETMTLPGVPAEGTFAVAVENGRRIPRVEAPGYGPLDAATHVSLRTAPDLRGRGKLERVDDAAILALEDLDDRNKDGVRGRARRLAHAEGGSTVGRFGWKASHANLASQASEAFALDLGLSTPLRMEPWGDCTQAQAACRSAPHGRDGEGEPEISDAIVQRIVAYLRGLKAPASEPDRRGAKLFAATGCAACHRPALPMRGGGKVALYTDVLLHEMGEGLADPAGVPGAGAGEWRTAPLAGLSGALARGTGLLHDGRAADVAEAVRWHGGEASGARARFEALGARERRALLDYVSSL is encoded by the coding sequence GTGTCCCGGACCAGCGGAGGCGCAGCCGAAGCGCCGATCCGGGACCCAGCGAAGACTCCGCGCAGCGGCCTCATCGGCAGCGTCGTTCTCCTCTGCGCCCTGCTTCTTCCCGCGCCGCTGTTCGCCGAGGACAGCCGCCTCGATGCCGCCATCGGCAAGGCGCTGTTCGAGCGGCCCTGGGTGCCGGCGCCGAGTTCCACCCGCGCCAATGACGGCCTCGGGCCGCTGTTCGATGCGCGCTCCTGTTCCGCCTGCCATCCCGGCGGGGCCGGGCGGGGAGCGGCCGCGCTCGACGCCGAAGGGCGGCCGGACGGGCTCGGCATGGTGCTCTCGCTGTTCCGCGCGGACGGTGCCGGCGATCCGGTCTATGGCCACCGGCTGGAGACGATGACCCTGCCCGGCGTGCCGGCGGAGGGCACCTTCGCGGTCGCGGTGGAGAATGGCCGCCGCATCCCGCGCGTCGAAGCGCCGGGCTACGGCCCGCTCGATGCCGCCACCCATGTCTCGCTGCGCACGGCGCCGGATTTGCGCGGGCGCGGCAAGCTGGAAAGGGTGGACGATGCGGCGATCCTCGCGCTCGAGGACCTGGACGACCGCAACAAGGATGGCGTGCGCGGGCGCGCCCGCCGGCTCGCCCATGCCGAGGGCGGCTCGACCGTCGGCCGTTTCGGCTGGAAGGCGAGCCACGCCAACCTCGCCAGCCAGGCCTCGGAAGCCTTCGCGCTCGATCTCGGCCTGTCGACGCCGCTGCGCATGGAGCCGTGGGGCGACTGTACGCAGGCGCAGGCCGCCTGCCGCAGCGCCCCGCACGGGCGCGACGGCGAGGGTGAGCCGGAGATTTCCGACGCCATCGTCCAGCGCATCGTCGCCTATCTGCGTGGCCTGAAGGCTCCCGCCTCCGAGCCCGACAGGCGCGGCGCGAAGCTGTTCGCCGCCACCGGCTGCGCCGCCTGCCACCGTCCCGCGCTGCCCATGCGCGGGGGCGGGAAGGTCGCCCTCTACACCGACGTCCTGCTGCACGAGATGGGCGAGGGGCTCGCCGATCCGGCCGGCGTGCCGGGCGCGGGGGCCGGGGAGTGGCGCACCGCGCCGCTGGCGGGGCTCTCCGGCGCTCTGGCGCGCGGCACCGGGCTGCTGCACGATGGCCGCGCCGCCGACGTCGCCGAGGCGGTGCGCTGGCACGGCGGCGAGGCATCGGGCGCCCGCGCGCGCTTCGAGGCACTGGGCGCCCGGGAGCGCCGGGCGCTCCTCGACTATGTTTCTTCCCTTTAG
- a CDS encoding esterase-like activity of phytase family protein: MARNTFRHCLLASAALALVALAGPAARAQDAYPATLAGHAVLPAQTFIAMPADAPEDLKTSGKFTAGTRVDAVGTVEGKSAGRPTGVSVPFKGQPVQGHSGIKVMPDGSFWIITDNGFGSKANSPDAALFLRHYTINWATGAFEPLETVFLTDPDKKVPFRIVHEGTEKRYLTGADFDIESFQPIGDHIWIGEEFGPYLIKADKSGKVLAMFETVAGETPVRSPDHYAVASAGAPNAPATFNARRSKGYEGMAASKDGKYLYALLEGPLWDAEKKDWQKTADGKEFLPILEFDVAAQKWTGRMWQYVLEQNGNAIGDFNMIDGTTGLIIERDNGEGTVDKACATGAKGPDCFHDLAKFKRITKIELTDANAGGPVRKIGHIDLMKIADPNKLARKPLNDGVLTFPFFTIENVDVVDATHIVVGNDNNLPFSSSRNPAKADDNELILLEVGEFLKAK, from the coding sequence ATGGCCCGTAACACCTTCCGTCATTGCCTGCTGGCGAGCGCCGCGCTCGCGCTCGTCGCGCTGGCCGGCCCCGCCGCCCGCGCCCAGGATGCCTATCCCGCCACGCTCGCCGGCCACGCCGTGCTGCCGGCGCAGACCTTCATCGCCATGCCGGCCGACGCGCCGGAAGACCTGAAGACTTCCGGCAAGTTCACCGCCGGCACTCGCGTCGATGCCGTCGGCACGGTCGAGGGCAAGTCGGCGGGCCGCCCGACCGGCGTGTCGGTTCCCTTCAAGGGCCAGCCGGTGCAGGGCCATTCGGGCATCAAGGTGATGCCGGACGGCAGCTTCTGGATCATCACCGACAACGGCTTCGGCTCGAAGGCCAACAGCCCCGACGCGGCGCTGTTCCTGCGCCACTACACGATCAACTGGGCGACCGGCGCGTTCGAGCCGCTGGAGACCGTGTTCCTCACCGATCCCGACAAGAAGGTGCCGTTCCGCATCGTTCATGAGGGCACGGAGAAGCGCTATCTGACCGGCGCCGACTTCGACATCGAGAGCTTCCAGCCCATCGGCGACCACATCTGGATCGGCGAGGAGTTCGGCCCCTATCTCATCAAGGCCGACAAGAGCGGCAAGGTGCTCGCAATGTTCGAGACCGTGGCCGGCGAGACGCCGGTGCGCTCACCCGACCATTACGCCGTCGCCTCCGCCGGCGCGCCGAACGCGCCCGCCACCTTCAACGCCCGCCGCTCCAAGGGCTATGAGGGCATGGCCGCCTCCAAGGACGGCAAGTATCTCTACGCCCTGCTCGAAGGCCCGCTGTGGGACGCGGAAAAGAAGGACTGGCAGAAGACCGCGGACGGCAAGGAATTCCTGCCGATCCTCGAATTCGACGTCGCTGCGCAGAAGTGGACCGGCCGCATGTGGCAGTACGTGCTGGAGCAGAACGGCAACGCCATCGGCGACTTCAACATGATAGACGGCACCACCGGCCTGATCATCGAGCGCGACAATGGCGAGGGCACTGTCGACAAGGCCTGCGCCACCGGCGCGAAGGGGCCGGACTGCTTCCACGACCTCGCCAAGTTCAAGCGCATCACCAAGATCGAACTGACCGACGCCAATGCCGGCGGCCCGGTGCGCAAGATCGGCCATATCGACCTGATGAAGATCGCCGATCCGAACAAGCTCGCCCGCAAGCCGCTCAATGACGGCGTGCTGACGTTCCCCTTCTTCACCATCGAGAATGTCGACGTTGTCGACGCCACCCACATCGTGGTCGGCAACGACAACAACCTGCCCTTCTCCTCGTCGCGCAATCCCGCGAAGGCCGACGACAACGAGCTGATCCTGCTGGAAGTCGGCGAGTTCCTGAAGGCGAAGTGA
- a CDS encoding imelysin family protein: MRARTLFAAPVVAALALGASLAAGPAAAESAAPKVRDIVATYANIAEAMYGDSLKTAKDLQSAVNALIAEPTDANLDKAKAAWKAARVPYQQTEGFRFGNAIVDEWEGRVNAWPLDEGLIDYVDKSYGDSSDENPLYTANVIANTKVRVGKKTIDATKITPKLLDSLQEAGGVESNVAIGYHAIEFLLWGQDLNGTGPGAGKRPVTDYDTKNCTGGNCERRAAYLKAATDLLVSDLEDMTKWWGPKGKARAAVAKQKDKAALGTILTGLGSLSYGELAGERMKLGLILHDPEEEHDCFSDNTHNSHYYDEVGIASIYRGKYSRVDGSTVEGASVAAYAAAKAPKAAEEAEAKIDAALAALKAIKDEADSGKQAYDQQIGEGNAEGNALVQKGVDSLVAQTRAIEGVVGALKLKIKVEGSDSLDDPSKVGE; the protein is encoded by the coding sequence ATGCGAGCCAGAACACTGTTCGCCGCGCCTGTGGTCGCGGCTCTTGCGTTGGGGGCCAGCCTTGCCGCCGGCCCGGCCGCCGCGGAAAGCGCGGCTCCCAAGGTCCGCGACATCGTCGCCACCTATGCCAACATCGCCGAAGCGATGTATGGCGACAGCCTGAAGACCGCCAAAGATCTCCAGAGCGCCGTTAATGCCCTGATCGCCGAGCCGACCGACGCCAATCTCGACAAGGCGAAGGCAGCGTGGAAGGCCGCGCGCGTGCCTTACCAGCAGACCGAGGGCTTCCGCTTCGGCAACGCCATCGTCGACGAGTGGGAAGGCCGCGTGAACGCCTGGCCGCTTGACGAGGGGCTGATCGACTATGTCGACAAGAGCTATGGCGACTCGTCCGACGAGAACCCGCTCTACACCGCCAACGTGATCGCCAACACCAAGGTCCGTGTCGGCAAGAAGACCATCGACGCCACCAAGATCACGCCGAAGCTGCTCGACAGCCTGCAGGAAGCCGGCGGCGTCGAGTCGAACGTCGCCATCGGCTACCACGCCATCGAGTTCCTGCTGTGGGGTCAGGACCTCAACGGCACCGGCCCTGGCGCCGGCAAGCGCCCGGTCACCGACTACGACACGAAGAACTGCACCGGCGGCAATTGCGAGCGCCGCGCCGCCTACCTCAAGGCCGCGACCGACCTGCTCGTCTCCGACCTCGAGGACATGACCAAGTGGTGGGGCCCGAAGGGCAAGGCCCGCGCCGCCGTGGCGAAGCAGAAGGACAAGGCCGCGCTCGGTACCATCCTCACCGGCCTCGGCTCGCTCTCCTATGGCGAGCTGGCCGGCGAGCGCATGAAGCTCGGCCTCATCCTGCACGACCCCGAGGAGGAGCATGACTGCTTCTCCGACAACACCCACAACTCGCATTATTACGACGAGGTCGGCATCGCCTCGATCTATCGCGGCAAGTACAGCCGCGTGGACGGCTCGACGGTCGAGGGCGCGTCGGTCGCCGCCTATGCGGCCGCCAAGGCGCCGAAGGCCGCCGAGGAGGCCGAAGCCAAGATCGACGCCGCGCTCGCCGCGCTGAAGGCGATCAAGGACGAGGCCGACAGCGGCAAGCAGGCCTATGACCAGCAGATCGGCGAGGGCAATGCCGAGGGCAACGCCCTCGTGCAGAAGGGCGTCGACTCGCTCGTCGCCCAGACCCGCGCCATCGAGGGCGTGGTCGGCGCGCTGAAGCTCAAGATCAAGGTCGAGGGCTCGGACAGCCTGGACGATCCGTCCAAGGTCGGCGAGTGA
- a CDS encoding imelysin family protein, with translation MNRSPIAVALALASQIGQAAQGVPVLAAATALVSGFFVGRADAAAISAPEVVEGWLLPRYDTLLASAKAQQAAWAAFANAPSAEGVKELKARFAAVSDGWASVEFITFGPVMLSLRADRFNLFPERRNAVGRSVAEIVDDPTDERLQPERFFRLSAAVQGLPALERLLYDEGAEAALLSGPEASRRQALGLAIAGNLATIADEIRTGWGDRTQGLLAQLLAGKADPVFFPEPNALLSQIVTDLAGAYQRVVDQRLLVVLGKNADEAKPLLSDRRRSGLAKETVVAIITSAGSLADALAQGLPAADRASLTTTLQAAAKAAAGLPEDIGQAATTPQGRKSLETAIGAFKAAQAGIARPLASGLGVALGFNALDGD, from the coding sequence ATGAACCGTTCCCCCATCGCCGTGGCGCTCGCGCTGGCGAGCCAGATCGGGCAGGCGGCGCAGGGCGTGCCGGTCCTCGCCGCCGCCACCGCTCTCGTCTCCGGTTTCTTCGTCGGCCGCGCCGATGCGGCGGCGATTTCGGCGCCCGAGGTGGTCGAGGGCTGGCTGCTGCCGCGCTACGACACGCTGCTGGCCAGCGCGAAGGCGCAGCAGGCGGCGTGGGCGGCCTTCGCCAACGCGCCGTCCGCCGAGGGGGTGAAGGAGCTGAAGGCGCGCTTCGCCGCCGTCTCCGATGGCTGGGCCTCGGTCGAGTTCATCACCTTCGGGCCGGTGATGCTGTCGCTGCGCGCGGACCGCTTCAACCTATTCCCCGAGCGGCGCAACGCGGTCGGGCGCTCGGTGGCCGAGATCGTCGACGATCCGACCGACGAGCGGCTCCAGCCCGAGCGGTTCTTCCGCCTCAGCGCCGCCGTGCAGGGCCTGCCGGCGCTGGAGCGCCTGCTCTATGACGAGGGCGCCGAGGCGGCGCTGCTGTCGGGGCCGGAGGCCTCGCGTCGGCAGGCGCTCGGGCTCGCCATCGCCGGCAACCTCGCCACCATCGCCGACGAGATCCGCACCGGCTGGGGCGACCGCACGCAGGGACTGCTCGCCCAGCTCCTCGCCGGCAAGGCCGACCCGGTGTTTTTTCCCGAGCCGAACGCGCTGCTGAGCCAGATCGTCACCGATCTCGCCGGCGCCTATCAGCGCGTCGTCGACCAGCGTCTGCTGGTGGTGCTTGGCAAGAATGCCGACGAGGCGAAGCCCCTGCTTTCCGACCGCCGCCGCAGCGGGCTCGCCAAGGAGACCGTCGTCGCCATCATCACCAGCGCCGGCTCGTTGGCCGACGCGCTGGCGCAGGGGCTTCCCGCCGCCGACCGGGCGAGCCTGACGACGACCCTGCAGGCGGCTGCCAAGGCAGCGGCCGGGCTACCGGAGGATATCGGGCAGGCGGCGACCACGCCGCAGGGGCGCAAGAGCCTCGAAACCGCCATCGGCGCCTTCAAGGCGGCGCAGGCGGGCATCGCCCGTCCGCTCGCCTCCGGCCTCGGCGTGGCGCTCGGCTTCAACGCGCTCGACGGCGACTGA